Genomic window (Macrobrachium rosenbergii isolate ZJJX-2024 chromosome 48, ASM4041242v1, whole genome shotgun sequence):
GCAGTTTGTCAAGTTTTCCCCTTCTTACACACATGAAAAAGTGATGTTTAGAATATTTAGAATGTTTGTAGATTGTAAGAAGTTCAGTTGTATAAATGAGATTGCTAAAGATtgcttaatgattatttttactttattcacaaaatttaacaaaacaaaatttaccaaaacaatGTTTTCGTTTCAAATCAATCGTTGGTTCCACATAATTATGTGCTCCTAATTTCCAGGCTTCTTAAATTCATCAAATCAATGGTAACTTTACTTACTAATATTTCTATGATGATTATTTGCAAATTAACATCTATACAAAACTCTTTGATACTCGTagggaaataaaagataaaatcagattttagatgcaggttttatttgatttattcatgAATGATACAATTCTGCAGTAATAATTCATTCAGTGAATGATGCAGATATTTCATGTAGGAAATTTAAGTCAAACATACACTGACATAAGTAAAGGATTACATAAGTGATACAGATGAATTTATGtatcatttttaactatttttttctatacttAATGAGTACTTCTGTCGCTCACTAATATCTACCtgtagaagaaaaaagaaacatattaaaAAGGAATGACTCATATGATGgtttgaataaatttatttaaaaattaagttaaattcctcctgggcctctgcGAGGCTCATAGgacaggcgctgatctgtttctttgGCCGAAAGCCAGTGGGGGAAAGGTACCAATGTCTAAGACGTGGTCAGCGTGTCGCTAGGCCCACAGTTTAACCcccccagcccaagggctggtaaCTATTCTCCTGCTCagtctcgagttttcagaccatTAGGTTAGCGGGCCactgggtttatgcaatggcgccatccagGCCACAAGAGACCAGCAGGATTTGAACctcggtcctctcgactggtagacGAGAACCTTTCCACTGCGCCACCggtaaattaatacataaataaataaattcttgggcaAACAGATGACTAAAGAGATACGTTTTTACAATTTATAGATTGTCCAGCGTTTCACTTAACAGTAATCACTAAGGAATTTTGCGAGGTTGATAAAGACATGAAATCATGACTGGGAAAGCTTCATATATTCACAAGCTCTGAAGTTTTTATGGTTTCTCAAGAAATAATGGACAGGAAATGAATGCAACCCTTGagattatattcaaatataattaattttgtctctctctctctctcctgttccggTCTGCACAGAAGTCTCCAATATGGCCTAGCCTGTGCCCTTGGTAGTCAGAACGCCAGATAGATATCCTATATTGACTTCCAATAAAGTAATAGTAGTAAAAGTACTCTCACAGTCAAATTTGTTCATATCTTCACCACTTTCCGTCTTTGCCAGTCTCTTTTCTCCCCATTCTCTCTACGTGGACAGACCATTTCAACGTTCTCACTTTAGTCATTTGTTCACTTTGATGATGCAAAAATCATGCATAAATTAAACTACAGGTAATTCTAACTAGACTAAATACTGAATGATGACGAGAAACTCACACTTGCCGCACTCTCCTTGGCATTGCACCCTTAGTCTGGGATTATTGCATCTCTGTGTGAGATCGAAGATGCAGGGGTTAGAGTAGGTCTTCCCATCACTGCCACAGATGGGTCTGTATACCGCTAAGCAAACACGACCAACACAAGCTGTAGAGCAAAAAGAATTCAATATAACTCATAGTACTTGCATTAGTGCTTATAGTCTTGTTGCTAAATT
Coding sequences:
- the LOC136831603 gene encoding protease inhibitor 2-like, which codes for MVKMGLLSAVLLVTLFAIIGTSQASPGKPDPSCVGRVCLAVYRPICGSDGKTYSNPCIFDLTQRCNNPRLRVQCQGECGKCRY